In Enterobacteriaceae endosymbiont of Plateumaris rustica, the genomic window TTGATATGTTATTGGTTAATGGAATTAATAATGTTATTTTAGAAAATAAAAATTATTCTTTACAAGAAATTTTAATATTAAGCAAACTAGCCAACTCTCGAAGTCATGCAAAAAATATGATAGAATCTAATTCTATTTATATAAATAATAAAAAAAATTCAAGTATTTTATATTATTTTACGAAAAAAGATAAAATATTTAATCATTTTACATTATTACGTAGAGGTAAAAAAAATTTTTGTTTATTATATTGGAAATAATATTATTTAATTTTTATTAATATTTTTAGAAGAAAATTCACATAAATATGATATTATACAAATGTTACATAATGGTTTTTTAGTCTTACATATAGTTTTACTATGTAATATAAACCAATTATGACAATTTAATTTATATTTTTTAGGAACAACTTGTAACAATTTTTTTTCTATTTCATTTGTATTTTTACCTATAACAAATTTGCTACGATTGCAGAATTTATATATATGTGAATCCACAGCAATCTCTAATTTTTTAAAAATGGTATTTAAAAATATATTTGAAATTTTTCTACCTACACCAGGTAATGATTCTAGATCTTTTCTATTATTAGGAATAATACCATTATGTAAATTTATTAAAATATTACTTAATTGTATTAAGTATTTAGATTTATTATTATATAATCCTAAAGGAAAAATATGTTCTTTTATTTTTAAAATACCTAATTTTACCATTTTATATGGATTATTTGCGATAATAAACAATTTTTTAGTTACTAAATTAACTCTTTTATCATTAGTTTTTGATGATAGTATTAAAGATACTAATAATTCAAAGGGATTATTAAAAATTAATTCGGATATAGGTTGAGTATAATATTCATTAAAAATAATTAATATTTTTAATCTTTTTTTTTGATTCATATAATTATAATTTAAAATATTTATTAATAACACTAATAAAAAATAATTTATGCGTTCTAAAGGATTCGAACCTCTGACCATCATTATGTCATAATGATACTCTAACCTACTGAGCTAAGAACGCATAAAATTTTAGTAATAATATCATAAAAATAATTAATATAAAAGTTTTTGTAAGTTTATAATACGATATATTATTAATATAGCAGATGTAGTTAAACCTATAATAAAACCAATCCAAAATCCTGCAGGTCCCATTGGGGAAGATACAATCCAATTAGTAACTGATAAAATATAACCAATAGGAAAACCTAAAATCCAATAAGAAAAAAAAGTAATAAGAAAAATAGCAATTGTATCTTTATATCCTTTTAATATA contains:
- a CDS encoding endonuclease III domain-containing protein — encoded protein: MNQKKRLKILIIFNEYYTQPISELIFNNPFELLVSLILSSKTNDKRVNLVTKKLFIIANNPYKMVKLGILKIKEHIFPLGLYNNKSKYLIQLSNILINLHNGIIPNNRKDLESLPGVGRKISNIFLNTIFKKLEIAVDSHIYKFCNRSKFVIGKNTNEIEKKLLQVVPKKYKLNCHNWFILHSKTICKTKKPLCNICIISYLCEFSSKNINKN